In Chelmon rostratus isolate fCheRos1 chromosome 9, fCheRos1.pri, whole genome shotgun sequence, the following proteins share a genomic window:
- the LOC121611635 gene encoding SH2 domain-containing protein 1A-like, with translation MENLPVYHGPIGKEEGERRLGQDGRDGCYLVRNSDSVPGVYCLCVLSHGFVYTYRLHKDDAGSWAAETTPGVQKRYFRQIKNLIAAFQKPGQGIAMPLLYPVTAQSRAQTYTEAQTTGDGLSPTHSSPHLQQRPQPPAKRQKHRNKTEVRQTPG, from the exons ATGGAAAACCTGCCTGTCTACCACGGACCCATCGGCaaagaagagggggagaggcGGCTGGGCCAGGACGGGCGGGACGGGTGCTACCTAGTGCGCAACAGTGACTCTGTGCCGGGCGTctactgcctgtgtgtgct gagccACGGATTCGTCTACACTTACAGACTGCACAAGGATGACGCAGGTTCATGGGCTGCAGAA ACCACTCCTGGTGTGCAGAAACGATATTTCCGGCAAATCAAGAACTTGATAGCAGCTTTCCAGAAGCCCGGGCAAGGAATTGCCATGCCTCTGCTCTACCCTGTCACCGCTCAGAGCCGGGCACAGACCTACACGGAGGCACAGACGACCGGCGACGGCCTGTCACCGACACACAGCAGCCCGCACCTCCAGCAGCGGCCACAGCCTCCTGctaagagacaaaaacacaggaacaagACGGAGGTGCGGCAAACCCCCGGTTAG
- the LOC121611733 gene encoding type-2 angiotensin II receptor-like produces the protein MAFPNGLSLFNSTAAPYSTTEAYRNASLDCTDWPPVPMTAVIPAIYSVICVLGTVGNALAVCVLAHARSSRRTVANTFMLNLCVSDLLFLLSLPLWAVYYSQGYSWPFGWVACKVCGALLNLNLYASIFFITSMSVDRYLAIVRPLRSQSARNTRRARLTCVLVWLLACSCSAPTFYLRDTYHLEALGVEGCVILYPDHTWYITLAWMKIVLAFLLPLLVISCCYYAIGRHLMADTGLVRMQNPSHPSSVPSFKSQESCSKPERPPTPCVSPSHGASRNLEGRGLERVLWTVAAVVMAFFLCWFPFHCVTFLDVLNSKGWLNSCWVNWTIQNLTPLTLCLGFSNSAINPVLYCFIGNHFRGRLGGLCKGVCARLKARGEEHSQKRGSFSTRLSSFSRKLSDLKDLAVVDPSGPA, from the coding sequence ATGGCATTCCCAAATGGCCTCTCCCTTTTCAACTCCACCGCCGCCCCCTATTCAACAACGGAGGCCTATCGGAACGCCTCTCTGGACTGCACAGACTGGCCTCCCGTGCCCATGACCGCGGTCATCCCCGCCATCTACAGCGTTATCTGTGTGCTGGGCACCGTAGGCAACGCCCTGGCGGTGTGCGTGCTGGCACACGCCAGGTCCTCAAGGAGAACTGTCGCCAACACTTTCATGCTGAACCTGTGTGTGTCGGacctgctgttcctgctgtctCTCCCGCTGTGGGCCGTCTACTACTCCCAGGGCTACAGCTGGCCCTTTGGCTGGGTCGCCTGCAAAGTCTGCGGCGCACTCCTCAACCTCAACCTCTATGCGTCGATCTTCTTCATCACGAGCATGAGCGTGGACCGCTACCTGGCCATCGTGCGTCCTCTCCGCTCCCAGAGCGCTCGTAACACCAGGCGCGCCCGGCTCACGTGCGTCCTGGTGTGGCTCCTGGCGTGCTCTTGCTCAGCGCCTACCTTCTATCTGAGGGACACGTACCACCTGGAGGCGCTGGGCGTGGAGGGCTGCGTTATTCTCTATCCTGATCATACCTGGTACATAACCTTGGCCTGGATGAAGATTGTCCTGGCCttcctgctgccgctgcttgTCATCTCTTGTTGCTACTATGCTATCGGCAGACATCTGATGGCTGATACGGGGCTGGTAAGAATGCAGAATCCTTCGCATCCCTCCAGCGTGCCATCCTTTAAATCCCAGGAGAGCTGCAGTAAACCGGAGAGACCTCCAACCCCGTGCGTGAGCCCCAGCCACGGCGCCAGCAGAAACCTTGAGGGCAGGGGGCTGGAGCGGGTGCTGTGGACGGTAGCTGCCGTGGTCATGGCCTTCTTCCTGTGCTGGTTCCCCTTCCACTGTGTGACCTTCTTGGACGTGCTGAATAGCAAGGGCTGGCTGAACAGCTGCTGGGTGAACTGGACCATCCAGAACCTCACCCCCCTCACCCTCTGCCTGGGCTTCTCCAACTCGGCCATCAACCCCGTGCTCTACTGCTTCATCGGAAACCATTTCCGGGGCCGTCTCGGGGGCCTCTGCAAGGGCGTCTGTGCTCGTTTGAAGGCCCGTGGGGAGGAGCACAGCCAGAAGAGGGGCTCCTTCAGCACCAGGCTGAGCTCCTTCTCTCGGAAACTCAGTGACCTGAAAGACCTGGCGGTTGTGGACCCCTCTGGCCCTGCTTAA